The following nucleotide sequence is from Mesobacillus jeotgali.
CCGATTGTCGCGAAGAAAACCTGGACCGCACTGATTCCTGAAACTTCGTGAGCGCTGAATGCGGCAATGCCGAACAATGGCGGAATGTATAATAGCATTGGGTATTTAATGATTGAACCGCCGATTCCAACCATCCCGGAAATATAAGAACCGATAAAACCAATTAGAAAGATGACAATAAGATACGTGAAATCCATCGGGCTTCCTCCTTTTTGTACATAACTGCTTCCACAGGAATGCCTCAAAGCATTCCTCATTCAAAAAACGCAAAAGAAAAGGGAGACGAGCCCCCCCTTTCGTTCAATTACGCCTTCTTCATCCAGAACTTGAACACACCGTTTTCTTCTTCGTGCTTCAGAAGTTCGTTTCCAGTGGATTGTGCCCAAGCTGCTAGATCTTTTACCGCGCCTTTATCAGTTGTATGGATTTCTAGTACAT
It contains:
- a CDS encoding sulfurtransferase TusA family protein; this encodes MNVAKVLDAKGLACPMPIVKTKKAITDLQSGDVLEIHTTDKGAVKDLAAWAQSTGNELLKHEEENGVFKFWMKKA